The genomic region CTCGATAAAACTACGTGGTTTAGGGCATAGACTGGGAGAAATTAAGGATTTTCTGATGCTATCGGCTAAAATGGGGATAAGAGCAGGTAGGGTTAGAGCAGCGATCGCCATGCCTAAATGAATCCAAAAGTTAGCTAGATTCAGACTCCAGCCTAGATAGCTTTGTATTGCTGCTAAATGGTGTAAAAATACCGCGTTTAGGAGTAAAAATAATAAAGCTACTTCGTAAAGGCGGGGTTTATGAGTCGTCCAGAGTTCAATTCCAGGAGGACGTAAATTTACCTCTACAGAACGATGGGGACAGGCTTTTAAACAAGTCATACACAGCACACAATCTTTATTATCTTCTAGTTGTGCAGGATGGGAATAGAGAGGACAACCCAAGCTTGCCATTCCTTCGCCTTTTTGCGGTCCACCCTTATAACATTGATAAGTACTACATTCTGCCGAACAAGTTCCCTGTTGGGCGCGTAATTCTATCATGGACAATTTGGCAAACATCCCATTCATACCGCCTATGGGACAGAGGTAGCGACACCAGAAACGACGTTCAAAAATTGCCGAAAAAATCATCGCGCCCGCGGTAATTAACAGCAGTAAACAGGCGGAAAGATAGGCTGTATTTTCTAGATTCCACAACTCCTCCCAGAGGAAAATCAGGGCGAATAAACTAAAGAGAAACCAGCCTCCGTATTTTTCTGCTTTTTCTCGAGGCCAATTTTTGAGTTTGCGGGGAAATAGCCACAGGGAGAGCTTTTGTGTCACTTCCCCATAAATCATGAAGGGACATATGGCGCACCATAGACGTCCTACAAAAGGAAAGCCAATCAAAATTAATGGCCACCACCAAGCCCAAAATAGATTAAGAGCGAAATTTTGGTCTCTAGTCTGTGGACCCAAAAATAAAATAGCGACTATGAGGGCAAAAACGGTTAGAGTAAAACCATAGTTGAGGCGATCGGGCCACCAAGGGCTGCGTAAAAAATAGCGCAGTCGAGGATAAGCGTTCAGAAGATTCCAACGAAATTGTTTCTTTTTGCTTTGAGATGGCCAAATAATTTCCTCGGTAAGGCTGCTTCTTTCTCCCAGCTGTATCATCGCCCTTTCGATGAGATTATGTAATTCTCGAATGTTGTTGGGGAAGTCATAGGCTTGTAAGCGACGCAAAGCTTCTGGGGTAATGTGGGGTTTGCTGATGATACCCTTAGCCCGACAAATCAGGGTTATATAGTAGTTGGCTGTATCTTCTAAGTCGGCTTTTCTCACTCGCAGTGGGGGAACTTTGACAGATTGACCCACGAGAGAATCGATCTCGGAAACCGTTTTTTCTGAGATTAGGATAATTCTGGCTTGGGATGTTTGGGGAGTAGGGTTATCTGAAGTACCCACCGGAGCGTATATTCCTTTTTTTAAGAGCGTTTGTAAAGGTTGAATTAGTTCGGGGGGAAGTTCCTGTAAGTTATTAAAAATCAGAGTTCCTCTACCCAGGGCGGCTATTAATCCGGGTTTACCCCCCGATCGCCCAAATAATTCGGCTCCGCTAGCTTGCAGCGTGTTACAATTAACTTTAATAATCGCTTCTCGACGTAGGGGAGAACCAAAGTGAATCAAGGCGGCTATATTATCTTTTTCTAAGCCTGGTTCGCCAAAAATTAACACAGACTCACGCGTTTGGGCGGCTTCTTTGATTTGTTGGCGGAGTCTTTGGGCGTAGCGACTCTTACCTATAATACCTCGTCTAGCTTTGGTTACTAAATAGGGACGTAAAATCAGCGATCGCTCTTGTTCAAACAGTAGTTGATTCGATAATTCTGCTATTTCTTCTGCTAGTTGTTGAGAGAAAGCTTGAGTGATTTCGGGATATTCTGAGACTAGATTCATAAAATCTGACTTTTCCAACCACCACAATTCGCAATTACTGACGGTGATGATTGTTTTTGTGACTAGTTTTCCCAAGAGTAACGGTTTTAAATTAATTACTGTTCCTGGTAGGAAACTGTTAAAATAAGACTCAGCTCGACCAGAATTGAGAATATATAAACCGTCGGGTACTGTATTGGCTGTTACTATGGTTTGACCCGCTTCTATATTACGTTGCTTCAGTAGAGGAGCGATCGCTTTTAATACTTCCTCCTTTAGTGAACTTAGGGCTGTTCTCTCTCGTAACCAAATAACTAGATCTGGCAAGTTCATCTTCTATGGTCAATCCTGTTGATTTTTGGGTTCCTTTGGCTTTATTAGGACTAATTATCCTCGCTGCTGTTTTCTTTACAGATAAGTAAAGAGACCATGGACATCAATGTCACAGCCTCATTTATAATAATGAATTATTTGTACCGATCTTCTTGCTCTGCTATTATTTCTTAATACTGTGGCGACGTTTCAGTAATAATCCTGATCCTACGAAGATAGAACCCAGTATAGTCAATGGCTCGGGTATCTGTTCCACGAAAATATTAGCAACTAGGTAATTCTCAGCGGTAAAGTCTGCGTTAGCGAATGGAGGTGCGTCCAAAATCCCCCCACTCCCAACGGGATTGAACCCAGGATGCGAAACCACTACACCATTTTCATCAACTCCTGTATTGGGTGTTGTTTGTCCAAAAAATGCAGTATTGACAGGTAATTCATCATTTACCTCTGTACCACCGTCGAGAATGTCTTCTCCCAATTCAATAAAATCAGCACCGATAAAGTTACCAAAATCATCGAAGATAGGATGAGCTGTGGGATTACCATTAGCAATAAATGCGTCGTTGCTGGGAATTACCATGCTCGCGTAGCTAAAAAAGCGATTTTCTGGTAAAGTGGGATCAACTTCAACTATAAAGCTCGCTGTTTCACCTATATCGATTGGATTTACATTGGCTCCTTGTAACCCCAAAATTGTGCCCTGAATTGTACCAAAG from Gloeocapsa sp. PCC 73106 harbors:
- a CDS encoding sigma 54-interacting transcriptional regulator — translated: MNLPDLVIWLRERTALSSLKEEVLKAIAPLLKQRNIEAGQTIVTANTVPDGLYILNSGRAESYFNSFLPGTVINLKPLLLGKLVTKTIITVSNCELWWLEKSDFMNLVSEYPEITQAFSQQLAEEIAELSNQLLFEQERSLILRPYLVTKARRGIIGKSRYAQRLRQQIKEAAQTRESVLIFGEPGLEKDNIAALIHFGSPLRREAIIKVNCNTLQASGAELFGRSGGKPGLIAALGRGTLIFNNLQELPPELIQPLQTLLKKGIYAPVGTSDNPTPQTSQARIILISEKTVSEIDSLVGQSVKVPPLRVRKADLEDTANYYITLICRAKGIISKPHITPEALRRLQAYDFPNNIRELHNLIERAMIQLGERSSLTEEIIWPSQSKKKQFRWNLLNAYPRLRYFLRSPWWPDRLNYGFTLTVFALIVAILFLGPQTRDQNFALNLFWAWWWPLILIGFPFVGRLWCAICPFMIYGEVTQKLSLWLFPRKLKNWPREKAEKYGGWFLFSLFALIFLWEELWNLENTAYLSACLLLLITAGAMIFSAIFERRFWCRYLCPIGGMNGMFAKLSMIELRAQQGTCSAECSTYQCYKGGPQKGEGMASLGCPLYSHPAQLEDNKDCVLCMTCLKACPHRSVEVNLRPPGIELWTTHKPRLYEVALLFLLLNAVFLHHLAAIQSYLGWSLNLANFWIHLGMAIAALTLPALIPILADSIRKSLISPSLCPKPRSFIE
- a CDS encoding spondin domain-containing protein — protein: MNLQKAFFRIGEIGFLAATSYLLATSAASAVTLRVTIENLSPQNGTLLTPLWFGFHDGNFDIYNRDESLDLFPGTESLVEDGATEQIADRFNNEGFGTIQGTILGLQGANVNPIDIGETASFIVEVDPTLPENRFFSYASMVIPSNDAFIANGNPTAHPIFDDFGNFIGADFIELGEDILDGGTEVNDELPVNTAFFGQTTPNTGVDENGVVVSHPGFNPVGSGGILDAPPFANADFTAENYLVANIFVEQIPEPLTILGSIFVGSGLLLKRRHSIKK